CACTGAGCCATGTTCAACGTTGGAAACAATGTTAAATGATGCTGGAAGGGTCCTGAATTCTCGAAACAGCACGCGTATTTGTTCTCAATGCTCCATTTGTCTTTTCATATGATTACAGCTTCAATGCATGCAATGTAATGTAATGACAAGCTTGACAATTTCCTGAATGTGTCACGCCATGAGCACTACTCTATATACAATGGAAAAAGCGGCTTCTCATAATTCGTGCATTGttcgagaaaaaaaggaaaacactggATATTCGATTAAGTCCGCCGCGAGGTACAATTCGGTTCGTATtcgaattgttttcttttttttcgaaatcACTGCTCGCGCAGCCCTGTAGACTTAAGCGCGGGAGAAGTCATTTGGATCTTGTGCGCAGTTAAGACGGTGCAGCGGCTTTTTTTTACCTGCAACATCCGCAGAGCCTGTTCGAACGTCGCGTTGGTCGTGGTGTCGTTGAGCATGTTCAGAATGCCGAGGTGTGGCACGCCCTGCTTCCCGACCTCTGTGACCTTCGCTTCGAAGGCTGGCGTGGCGTAGTCACTTATAAAACGGCTGTTCCTGGATggcatgaaaaacaaaaaaaaaaaaagagtgatagAAATCAAGGTCCTCAACTGAATATGTGatgcctaatttttttttttgctagcttcCCACGATTTCTCTTTAGTTCGTGGATCACTAGTATCTCAATAAATAGTACACAAGCAACCGACTAACGCATTCCGGAATTCACCAACAAGATTGCGTAAAAGTGAGCCCACCTGTGTTCTGCGTAATGAGGCATTCAATGCCGTCACAAATGCTGTACATGTAATACAGGTTTATATTATTCTCCACAAAACGCAAAACTCCTAATGTAAAGACGGCATGACACTAAACGGCTTCCTTGATTTTCTCAAATTTCTTATACATCTGCAACCTCATTCTCGATATTGTGTGTGTGCTACGGAGTTAGGCACAAATTTGTGGGCAATCCTCCATAGCAGCTATGTGCAACTATGACGACACGCAAGAGGCATGACGTCCTTAAATGTATTTATAGGCCGGATGTATCTACGAAGACTTGAGGTGAACTTTAAGAATAGCCGTTCGGAAATAAATAGAAGGTGCCTTCGGAGTCGTACCCTCAACTGCGCCAACCACGGGGCGACGGGTAATGCATAATTAATTATTGACACATCAGTTACTGATTAACTAACCGAATATTAATTAGCTTTTATATAATCTTTTTTAGTGGCAGCGAAATTATTGTAGTTGGAAAATTCAAGCGAATTATCCGTACAAGCTGTATCAAATTTCGGATCTGAAAAAAAAGCGCGATTACCGGCGAAACTGTGGCGCGACCAACCCGGCTATCAGACAACGTGAAACCGAAACTATATGCGGCTGCATCGAGCGGAAGGCCGCGCCCTTCGAggcgacgttctgcttacgtcacccagcagcgAAGCCAATGCCTAATACTTATGCGCAATAACTATATACCTTAGTGCAAATAGGACGACACAACGAGGAGACAAGACAAGACGCTGAAGTTAGCAAGTGTCAAGAACTTTAAAACAACTGTATTTCTTGCGCACGTCATAAAAACCCAACAGCACCGAAATATTTCTACGGTGATTTGCATGATGTTCTAAACAACCCAAGTGTTCGGTATTCCACGTCACCTTAGTTTATTTTGGGGGACATTAATTTTTCTAATGTTTTGTGGCCAATCGATTTTGGTTGTTCTGACCCGGCAAAAAAAGTTCATCCGAGGATTCGGAAGTTCTGGATCAATTGTCCCACGTtaaatccatggtagagtgtataagcgtgactggacgaggacgaagaaacaaacagatacacagacacagcgcttcactttcaactacaGGTTTTATTTTcacacgcatcgataaatatgtaccttgcgagcggaaacaaacgtaacagcaaaagagaacattgagtggtacacttcgttgaaccggacacgtgtgcaaggcaagggaaaaaagcaaaacatgtaCTAAAATCGTCGCAaagacaaaccaaggaatcgtatctccttttgcgatagtgacaccgaaggcttgcttacgcactttagctctaattttgctatctcgtaggcctctacaatctccctcgtcatcctgctatgagccttatacagaacgtaagtgctttcaaacatgggcttgcaggaacaatctcggcagtgaatacccaaatgacccgagattaccttagtgacgttatattgatgcttctttaatctctcgttgatgcatctgccggtttgaccaatatacgtacttcagcatgaaagtgggatggcatagacaacgttatgagtacaggttacaaattgtttgcgatgttgcGTAGAACATGAGTaccttttgttattttctttgttaacctgtttgcatagcttctgcagacgctcaggggcagagaaaaccacgtctactcccgatttcgccgctattcttctgagattatgtggAATGCAATGAACCTAcggtaccacagcaactttccTTGCTCTAGCATTGATACTGCTTGgattcgacgcgtttttgcactttttgcttAAGCCCTCATcgacagaagttagcatgcgcatcgggtaaccagaGTCTGCCAGGCGCTTCGCCTGCTCTTTGAAACTGGCTTTCATTTTGCGGTCACATGACTTCATCGAAGAATTGTTGAAACACGATGTCACTACTGCGCATTTTACAAGATTTGAATGAGCGGAATGAAATAGTAGGACTGGCTCattgcctctcggctgataactccagcatGTCATTTGTGGATAAAAGTACAATCCCAAGCCTAAAAACCTTATAAAATTGCCTATGGGGATTTCATGTGTCAAAGACAAAGGAGACAACACTTTAGTGAATGAGGTTACGGTTTTTGAAACCAGCGAGTCAAAATTGTCTGATTTGTTATTTAATATGATTGGAAAATCGTCAACGAATCTCAATCTCGCACGGTACATATTTATCGATGtgcgcgaaaataaaatctatagttgaaagtgaagcgctgtgtctgtgtatctgtttctttcttcgtcgtcgtacagtcgcgcttatacactctaccatggattctaaccagcTAGCCCACCAACGTGTGTTAACCTACTTTAAACCTGTCGAATTTAGTGCGGGAACCCAGCCGTACAACTTCCACGTCATCTGACATCCTTGACCTAAATTTCGTCGCTGTGCCCGACTTTGTTTCGAAATTGATTTACCTCCAGGGCTTGAGTGACCCCTTcattattaatttcacgttgaAGGAACATGTATCTTCCAAGAGAAGATTTGACGTTGCCGTTGACTACAACCGCGCTGACATACTCTCAGTTAATGGTGAATTGGAAACATTCGTCAGCAAGCACATTACTAAATTTGATGAACGCTCTGTCGAAGAAAACTGGCAGCTCCACAAAAAAAATTCCTCTATTGAATTAACCGATATGCACATCGAAAGCAGGTTATTTATAACTCACGCTCGTCCTGCTTTAATATTTCCCTAACGCGACTAGGCAACAAAAGGAAACGTATTTTCCGCCATGCCAAACAAACCAATCTTGCCGATTGTTGGAATGCTTACCGTCGTGTGAAAGCCAAGTACATTTACCTTACGTGCAATGCTGGAAAAAGTTATTTTAATGTTACGCTGCCAACAATTTAGTGATTATTCCGAGCAAATTTTGAAGCATAGTTAGCTACAAGAAAGCCGACTCCATTTtattagttcgcgttgatggcAGCAATGATGAAGAAAAcctgtgttgcgctgctaaatcAAGTGTCTACCTCATTCCTTTCGTTTTTATAATATTTCCGCCAATTTACCGAATATCCTTCATTCCTTGTTTCGTAATATGGCTTTCATATGAGTTGGCTGGGTTGGTATCAAGCGCTTGATTAATAATGAAAAGATTTCATCTGCTGGAGTTCCTGATCTTATTAATTCAGAAGTGCTAAAATGTACGGCACAATTTTCATCTGTTATTCTATCTAAACTGTTTACTCTGCCGTTACAGTGCTCCTCGACTTCTACAAACTCGAAAACCGCAAGGGTGGTTCCATTTCATAAATCAGGTAATGCGCATTGTCCCAAGAACTTCGGCACCATCTCATTAACTAGCATTCCACgcaaacttttaaaaaaatatatatattctcaCCTCTTCAATTTTCTGGACATTAAATTTTTCTTCCACACATGTCAGCGCTGCTTTAGAAAAAACGTCTTCGTGTGATACTACTTTCTTTTGCTACTGATTTGTTCGCCACCTTAGATCAACGATTTTATATTGAGTGTATTCTGTTCTTTTAGATTTTGCCAAAGATTTCGACTCCGTACATGACCTACTTATCCATAAGCATAATCAGCTTATTATTGACCCATATGTGTTGTCTTGTATTAAGGAGTTTCTCTGCAATCGAACTCATTATGATCGGTCATGGCATATGCATGCTGGTTATAGTACTGCTAATGTCAATCGTAAGTTAGGATGTCTTTCTCGTAAATTTTCTGCTGTGGTCAAAATCAGAACGAGCATCTGCCATTAGGGATAACAATCAAGCATCACTAATCCTTACCCCTGAAGCGATTCAAAATCGAGCAGCTAGTTTTATTTTATAAAGCTATTCCCGCCATTccagcgtcatcatcatcagcagcagcctggctacgcccactgcagggcaaaggcctctcccatactgcttcaactaccccggtcatgtgttaattgtggccatgttgtccctgcaaaattcttaatctcatccatccacctaactttctgccgccccctgctacgcttcccttcccttggaatccagtccgtaacccttaatgaccatcggttatcttgcctcctcattataatccctgcccatgcccattttttttcttgatttaaatcaagatgtcattaactcgcgtttgttcgctcacccaatctgctcgcTTCTTATCCCTttatgttacacctatcatttttctttccatagcccgtcgcgtcgtcctcaatttaagtagaacccttttcgtaagcccccagtGTAACATGCATGAAACATCCTCGTCTCCAAGTCTTTTCATTACGCCGGAAAGGTGCTGGCCTTTGCCTATTCCACAGGGTGTAACACTCCAACCgcgtgctgaagaaacaacttatcACCTCACCTTTCTACGTTTCATATCGACCTGGCGACCTACATTAAGTGTAATGTTGCCGTTTCATCCTGACGAAGTAACAGGTACCAAGTGTCGGCTGGAACCATCTTCCTGATTCCACCATTAACATCACAAATACATCTTCATTCAAAACAGGCAGTCTACCATGGTATCGCTAAACATTTGTTTCTTTATGTAATTGTCTGCATATATCTATTTAATCTTTTTGCTTTGTTACCAATCCTTTcagtaatgccttcgggccacgAAAGTATGCATATTGaatcagtaaataaataaatagctctaaagtcccaaataaaaaaaatctgtccAAAATTTATGAGGACGCACTGATTTGCCATCATTGAGGCTTCAgcgcgaaattgaaaaaaaaaggaaagatgaaAATCTGAACTTCACTTTGTTGTCTAATTTTCGACCAATAACCATGGAATTAACGAATACCAAGCCCTTCAAGAATGCTCTATCAGCCTACGCGGATCTAGTATTTCTCTTCAAAACGTTCCTCCGTGAAATGTCACGAATCTTTCTCTGCCCCGCATTTCTCGCTTACCCGGAGTCGAAGGACAGGCCGAACTCGGTTTCTTTGTACTGAGCGGCACTTTGCACGAAGTGGCTCACGTCGGCACTCAGTGGTTCCGTCAAAATGTTCGCATTTCCCTTGTACAGGGATTCGTAGAAGATGAAGTCGCACACCCCGTCGCTGGGAAGCGGCGTCGACTGCCGGAAGAGGGTGCTGACCGTGCAGAGAAGAGGGGACACCAGCTTCGGATTCGGGGCTGAAAGTTGGACAACGGATAGTGTGAAAGGGAGCGTGTAAGTTTGTCTCGGGGAGCTGCTCGAATAGAGAAATCTTAAAGCGAACCGTATTCCTTGCCTCTGtcgcccgttttcgtggttggtcAGCAGTCGACGGTCAGACTCGGCAAGAAAggcattcgttcgttcgttcgttcgttcgttcgttcgttcgttcgttcgttcgttcgttcgttcgttcgttcgttcgttcgttcgttcgttcgttcgttcgttcgttcgttcgttcgttcgttcgttcgttcgttcgttcgttcgttcgttcgttcgttcgttcgttcgttcgttcgttcgttcgttcgttcgttcgttcgttcgttcgttcgttcgttcgttcgttcgttcgttcgttcgttcgttcgttcgttcgttcgttcgttcgttcgttcgttcgttcgttcgttcgttcgttcgttcgttcgttcgttcgttcgttcgttcgttcgttcgttcgttcgttcgttcgttcgttcgttcgttcgttcgttcgttcgttcgttcgttcgttcgttcgttcgttcgttcgttcgttcgttcgttcgttcgttcgttcgttcgttcgttcgttcgttcgcacgctcgttcgcacgctcgttcgttcgttcgttcgttcgttcgttcgttcgttcgttcgttcgttcgttcgttcgttcgttcgttcgttcgttcgttcgttcgttcgttcgttcgttcgttcgttcgttcgttcgttcgttcgttcgttcgttcgttcgttcgttcgttcgttcgttcgttcgttcgaacAGATttcattgacaatcatcgtcgatggtttctacACAACGTTTTTCATCGAATACTATTCGAATATATGTAAAAACACTGACTTCGAATAAGGAATTGAACATGCAATGTCCTCCTCAGTTTTAGATAATGTAAGGtagtaaaattaaaaaaagaaattggggGGGTGGCATACTCGAATAAGAATATATGAAAACATCTGCGATTCGATCAGTGAGTCTAATATGTTTCCTCTTCTGAAAGTAAAACGAGGGCTGAAATGGAAGTGCTGTTTAGAATATATTCTAACGCTTTAGAATATTCCCGACGCTATCTGGGCAGTTCTGAGCAATTTGCATATGAccaaaagggaagaaaaaaacgCTACTCCTACTAGATGGTGCACAGTGCACACGTGAAGTAAGCGGTGTAGCATGTGACAGTTTATTATGATAAGCTGACGCCACTAATCGCAATAACGCGTATCCTCGACACCAATCGAATATTGAAACAGATTGGCTATAGCATATTTTCGGGCCTGGGGGACAGTGCATATGAAAAAGATAAAAACGTATGTTTGACAGCGCATGTGAGTTTTAGCGGTGCAATTGTGCATAGACGCGATGACTGCTGAAGACCCTTAATTATTACTTTTGATATCGGAAAGAAATCTTTCATTTGATAATCAGAGATTTGTGGTGTACTTCTGCCAAAGAACCTTTCTGGTATTGTTTATACTATTTAACATGACAACTCCTGTTGAAACTTTATAACGTTGCGCGATTCCGTAAATGCCTCATAGATTGATTACATAGAACATCGTTACTTACCCCTTGTAGTTGTGATCGTATGTACGGTTGTTGGTCTCCTCGGCGTTGGTTTTGGGGtagttgtcgtcgttgtcgtagTAGTTGTGGTGGTTGTTGTGGAGGTTGTTGTGGTAGATGTAGTAGTTGTTGTAGTGGTAGTCGTAGTAGTTGTGGTGgtggttgttgtggttgttgtcgTGGTAGATGTGGTAGTTGTTGTAGTGGTAGTCGTAGTAGTTGTGGTGgtggttgttgtggttgttgtcgTGGTAGATGTGGTAGTTGTTGTAGTGGTCGTAGTAGTTGTGGTGGTGGTTGTTGTGGTAGTGGTTGTTGTGGtagttgttgtggttgttgtcgTGGTAGATGTGGTAGTTGTTGTAGTGGTCGTGGTAGTTGTAGTTGTTGTCgtggttgttgtggttgttgtcgTGGTAGATGTGGTAGTTGTTGTAGTGGTCGTGGTAGTTGTAGTTGttgtggtggttgtggtggttgttgtggttgttgctgtggtggttgttgtggttgttgctgTCGTGGTAGATGTGGTAGTTGTTGTAGTGGTCGTCGTAGTTGTAGTTGTGGTCGTGGTGGTTGGGGTGGTTGTTGCGGCGATTGGAGCGCTCGTCGCCGGGCTTGTCCTGGTGGTTGGGGTGGTTGTTGCGGCGGTTGGAGCGCTCGTCGCCGTGCTTGTCGTGGGGGTTGGGgtggttgttgtggttgttgtggtGGTTGTTGTCGTGGTAGATGTAGTTGTTGTAGTGGTCGTGGTAGTTGTAGTTGTTGTCGTTGTGGTGGTGGTAGTAGTTGTGGTAGTTGTTGTAGTGGTCGTGGTAGTTGTAGTTGTGGTCGTGGTGGTTGGGGTGGTTGTTGCGGCGGTTGGAGCGCTCGTCGCCGTGCTTGTCGTGGTGGTTGGGGTGGTTGTTTCGGCGGTTGGAGCGCTCGTCGGCGTGCTTGTCGTGGGGGTTGGGgtggttgttgtggttgttgtggtGGTTGTTGTCGTGGTAGATGTAGTTGTTGTAGTGGTCGTGGAAGTTGTAGTAGTTGTCGTggtagttgtagtggtggttgTTGTCGTGGTAGATGTGGTAGTTGTTGTAGTGGTCGTGGTAGTTGTAGTTGTGGTCGTGGTGGTTGGGGTGGTTGTTGCGGCGGTTGGAGCGCTCGTCGCCGGGCTTGTCCTGGTGGTTGGGGTGGTTGTTGCGGCGGTTGGAGCGCTCGTCGCCGCGCTTGTCCTGGTTGTGGTGGTGGCTGTTGTGTTAGGCGCCGCCGTTGGCTTCCTTGAGGCTTCCGTCGTCTTTGGAACTGTTGAACCAACAAGCAATAATTAACCACTGCTTTATAACTGACTTTTCTTCCGCTGTAATTGCTGAGTGTTGCTTCATTTAACCCAACCTAGCCCCATCCTCTTTTTGGAGCCAGAACGATGTGCTTCAAAACATCGACCTACAAATATCACACATCATAGTTATGTAAGAAGACAAGGGAATCCGAGGAGCACGATTATTTGTTATTCACAACCATGTGAAGAGAAAAGGAATTTAAGCCAATGAAATCATAGGGGAAGTTACCAGCAATTTTCACtgaaatgcagcaataatgagGTAAAGGGGAAATAAAAGCGGGCGAAGGCATAACTTTCCACACGTTGGGACCGAGCCCACATCTTCCGCAATCGACCTGCGGTGCTTTAGAAACTATCAAAAACCAAATTTTGTGACTAACAAGAAAAAGACCAGGGTTCTTAACTTCCCCTTTTTCTTCCTCACTCTCGTCGCTTAGCGAGGGCCTCGATTTCGGCAGTCTTGAAGCCATGAGGCTGCATACGAGGACTTATTGGCCACTAGCAAGCTTCTCAGATAACATACGTGGTACTTGCTGTTAAAAGGGGCGTTCCCTGTCAGCCGCCCTTGGCCGCGAGAGATGCGGGCCAAACCGTGTGGGCTAATCTTGTACAAAAAACACCCAGAGGATGGCCGACGCAGTAGCGTAATCGGTAAAGCACCGAACGCGTAACGGAGACCATGTGGGTTCGGTCTCCATCTTCGGCAATTTATCTTGTCGTCCTTTGTCATTATTCCCGTTActttattatttctacatttctgtGTCCACATTGTCCGTTACTTCGTATGGTTGTGGACACGTGGAAAGCTGCTTTTATGTCATCTGGTGTTCGGTTATGTCATCTGGTCCTCCTTTATCTTTTCCATCAAAGGTGAACATCAACCGACTAGCCCGCCCCGCACGTCTGCGGCCCTCTGCTACGCTAATTGGGATACACGGTCACGGCGGCACAAGCGAAGCTAaaggttttctttttattttttttatttatttattttttacagcgaagctgttagcctctagttggttcGGTGTTTTGTGTCCCCGTGCGCGGTGCTCACATAAaaacaaacggcagctggaaggcGCTGTGTTTCAGTTTCCGCGTGACGAAATTATGTTTTCGCGTGTATTAGGATTGCAATCCCATGCTATCATGTCTGGTGGCTGTGCGAAAGTCCTTCTTTACGAATTTTCCGAGAcattttacttcgagaaattcaattagttcaataacgcacttgcgctaggcGGAGGGCCTACAAGGATGAGGATGTATGCTGGTCTAACGGTGTTACCACCTATAGGCCGCAGCTACTCAGAGAGACTTCAAacggcagctgaaaaaaaaaaagcggacggggctttgtctttgagtttccgcgtaacagaattatgttttctagtGTATATGAATTACAATGCGACCGTGTGCGCAACTTGTCAGCAAGTCGTACTTGACGTCTTTTTCTGGTGTTTTTTTACGTTTAAACGCTCATTTAGTTCAATACCGCGCTTGGCGTAGGACCTAGAAGAACGAGGATGCGTGGTGCGCTTCCGCACACGCGCGTGCATGCGCACGTGACGTACGTCGGCTGTGTGACGTCATCTACAACGTCGGTTTGTGCTTGCCTAAGCtaggcaacagcttcgctgtacatacacgttcacagggtggaatggaggttcggaatttctttttattcgcaCCAACGCGTTCGCAGGTGCACACATTTCATGCAATCAAATTACCAAGACGTGGTATTCTAACCCATTTACGCAAATCCCGCTCCCCTTCTCCCTTGCGCGCGCAAGAAGACTATGCGCATCAATCCAGCACCCTTCCTTGAGGCACTCTTGCACGCTTCCCCTCGCACCCCCAGTGTATAAGGCGGGCGGGGCGCGATAGAATCTTATTGCACTATGACTTTtcatggaacatcacggcgaaaATTCGCCTAGAGTGTCCGTGTAATTGTCACCGCAACAGCAGAACTTTGCTTTTGGCACGGAACAAAGCTCAATGAGACTTTGACTGGAGCTAGTTGGTACGATGTCGTCATGTTTACTGCGCTATACCGTTACACAAAGTACAAAAACAGCAACTAACGCAGATGTGAGCCATCCTTTTCACAATATTTCGCAAGACCTTCTCCGTGCGCATGTGtgtcagtttccttttttttgtactttgTGCAACAGCATAGCGCAGCACACCGAACGATGGAATAAGGCGTAGTTTAGACATTGGAGCAATCTTTAGGAAGGTGGCAAAATAGCTTTGATGACCTTATCTAGTCTTGGTAGAAAAGGTAGGGCGCCTGAATTTCACTTACTGCATGGGGAGTTTGTAGAAAGGGACAAAACTGTCCATGActaatgtttttttctttagaaaTACAGATTTCGGAGCATCAGTCTGTATTGAACAACCCTCGCATTCAGATAAGAGCTCCTGAAGCAACGCTTCCTCTTTGGGAAGTCCGTTAGGCTGGATTGACACGACGAGAGGGATCGCTTAATCGGTGCGCAGACGATTGCGATGTGCATAGGACCTACAACAAATCGTGCCGCATGCCATAAGTCCATGGCTTTCTTacgtgcgggggggggggagggggcgggtaTGATTCTGCAGCACTCGGCCACGTGATGTTAGCCCGAAGAATTAACCGGCTATTCGTTCCTTAACCTGTACGGGAATCGAGCATTGTCAACGAACGTAGCAGCGCGCAGTAATTGACGCGACATGATACGCACCTGCGTTGGTCAATAGGAGCAGTAGCAGCAAACAAAGG
This genomic window from Dermacentor albipictus isolate Rhodes 1998 colony chromosome 9, USDA_Dalb.pri_finalv2, whole genome shotgun sequence contains:
- the LOC135914988 gene encoding probable serine/threonine-protein kinase clkA gives rise to the protein MLGVLPVLAAVTVAPLFAATAPIDQRSHHHNQDKRGDERSNRRNNHPNHQDKPGDERSNRRNNHPNHHDHNYNYHDHYNNYHIYHDNNHHYNYHDNYYNFHDHYNNYIYHDNNHHNNHNNHPNPHDKHADERSNRRNNHPNHHDKHGDERSNRRNNHPNHHDHNYNYHDHYNNYHNYYHHHNDNNYNYHDHYNNYIYHDNNHHNNHNNHPNPHDKHGDERSNRRNNHPNHQDKPGDERSNRRNNHPNHHDHNYNYDDHYNNYHIYHDSNNHNNHHSNNHNNHHNHHNNYNYHDHYNNYHIYHDNNHNNHDNNYNYHDHYNNYHIYHDNNHNNYHNNHYHNNHHHNYYDHYNNYHIYHDNNHNNHHHNYYDYHYNNYHIYHDNNHNNHHHNYYDYHYNNYYIYHNNLHNNHHNYYDNDDNYPKTNAEETNNRTYDHNYKGNSRFISDYATPAFEAKVTEVGKQGVPHLGILNMLNDTTTNATFEQALRMLQKFDEYAASTATPTLSPIIALGVSVDVPKVFTWHMHRMRRIYLPNLIVALSHFSYRDAGRPDCQTMPPSVLRHPNHVSLLYGHTLGQSVSQLKQLLFNQLNTARTVSVTLKGRWYQPKYPDVLSDDIGNFTFYQSCTNFTEDQDVAPALICDMDLPTIEKNYKYDRDARAGISFDKATLRTLTLETEKSLKEKLCELKRNNVDTDFSLAVYDIDFDAPDVLCSTLTIRGSYRRLKMVHKLRNFFRDRFRQKAQFQQCKNLRV